A part of Citrifermentans bremense genomic DNA contains:
- a CDS encoding type IV pilus twitching motility protein PilT encodes MDSKIFVQILEIAFNKKVSDVHFEVDNPPFFRGKGQIIRSKLPSLTSDDTEFIASQIMAHHNRRWEVDQKEFDTSFSLPSGARFRVSIFKQRGNFGIIMRVIPANIGTFEELRLPSVLGEVAKAPNGLILVTGPTGNGKSTTLASILRYINENLAYNCITIEDPIEFLFKSEKSCIIQREVGIDTDSFSSAVKAALRMDPDLIMVGEMRDTATIESCLMAAETGHLVLSTLHTQGAVSTINRIVGHFPPDAQEIVRQRLADILVATISIRLVMNKTGEAILPVLEIMRATTTIQSCIREGRLDEIEAHMENGRSQYQMQTFDQHLIQLHEQEQITMEDAKRLSHSMDLERKLLFTN; translated from the coding sequence ATGGATTCCAAGATCTTCGTCCAGATTCTTGAAATAGCCTTCAACAAGAAGGTTTCAGACGTGCATTTCGAGGTGGACAATCCCCCGTTTTTCCGCGGCAAGGGGCAGATCATCCGCTCCAAGCTGCCGAGCCTCACCTCCGATGACACCGAGTTCATCGCCTCGCAGATCATGGCGCATCACAACCGCCGCTGGGAGGTCGACCAGAAGGAATTCGACACCTCCTTCTCCCTGCCAAGCGGCGCCCGTTTCCGCGTCAGCATCTTCAAGCAGCGCGGGAACTTCGGCATCATCATGAGGGTCATCCCCGCGAACATCGGCACCTTCGAGGAACTCAGGCTCCCGTCGGTGCTGGGCGAGGTAGCCAAGGCGCCCAACGGCCTCATCCTGGTCACCGGTCCCACCGGCAACGGCAAATCGACCACCCTCGCCTCGATACTGCGCTACATCAACGAGAACCTCGCCTACAACTGCATCACCATCGAGGACCCGATCGAATTCCTGTTCAAGTCCGAGAAGAGCTGCATCATCCAGCGCGAGGTGGGGATAGACACCGACAGCTTCAGTTCCGCGGTGAAGGCCGCGCTGCGCATGGACCCGGACCTGATCATGGTCGGCGAGATGCGCGACACCGCCACCATCGAATCCTGCCTCATGGCCGCCGAGACGGGGCACCTGGTTCTCTCCACCCTGCACACCCAGGGGGCGGTCTCCACCATCAACAGGATCGTGGGGCACTTCCCCCCGGATGCCCAGGAGATCGTGCGCCAAAGGCTTGCTGACATACTGGTCGCCACCATCTCGATACGCCTGGTGATGAACAAGACCGGAGAGGCTATCCTGCCGGTCCTTGAGATCATGCGCGCCACCACCACCATCCAGAGCTGCATCAGGGAAGGGAGGCTGGACGAGATCGAGGCGCACATGGAAAACGGCCGCAGCCAGTACCAGATGCAGACCTTCGACCAACACCTGATCCAGTTGCACGAGCAGGAGCAGATCACCATGGAGGACGCCAAGCGGCTCTCCCACTCCATGGATCTGGAGCGGAAACTGCTGTTCACCAACTAG
- the gdhA gene encoding NADP-specific glutamate dehydrogenase, with protein MSPQIDEKVEPIFQEVLKRNPGEVEFHQAVREVLESLGPVLVKHPEFAERKIIERICEPERQIIFRVPWQDDNGNVHINRGFRVEFNSSLGPFKGGLRFHPSVYLGIIKFLGFEQIFKNSLTGLPIGGGKGGSDFDPKGKSDNEIMRFCQSFMTELYRHLGEHTDVPAGDIGVGGREIGYMFGQYKRITNRYEPGVLTGKGLDWGGSLVRTEATGYGATFFVDAMLKVRKEAFDGKICSVSGSGNVAIYTIEKIHQLGGKCITCSDSNGVIYHEKGLDLNLIKQLKEVERRRIADYVQYHKDAKYIPNGNIWEIPCQVAMPSATQNEINGKDAATLVKNGVIAVGEGANMPTTPEGVKVFLEANIAYGPGKAANAGGVATSALEMQQNACRDAWTFEYTEQRLAQIMKNIHDTCYQTAEEYGTPGNYVNGANIAGFIKVAKAMVAHGLI; from the coding sequence ATGTCGCCACAGATTGACGAGAAGGTAGAGCCGATTTTTCAGGAAGTTCTCAAGCGCAACCCCGGTGAGGTAGAGTTCCACCAGGCGGTCCGCGAGGTCCTCGAGTCCCTCGGACCGGTGCTGGTTAAGCACCCGGAGTTCGCAGAGCGCAAGATCATCGAGAGGATCTGCGAGCCGGAGCGCCAGATCATCTTCAGAGTGCCCTGGCAGGACGACAACGGCAACGTCCATATCAACCGCGGCTTCCGCGTCGAGTTCAACAGCTCCCTCGGACCCTTCAAGGGCGGCCTGCGTTTCCATCCCTCCGTATACCTCGGGATCATCAAGTTCCTGGGCTTCGAGCAGATCTTCAAGAACTCCCTGACCGGCCTCCCCATCGGCGGCGGCAAAGGTGGCTCCGACTTCGATCCCAAAGGTAAGTCCGACAACGAGATCATGCGTTTCTGCCAGAGCTTCATGACCGAGCTGTACCGTCACCTGGGCGAGCACACCGACGTTCCCGCCGGCGACATCGGGGTGGGCGGCCGCGAGATCGGCTACATGTTCGGCCAGTACAAGCGCATCACCAACCGCTACGAGCCCGGCGTCCTCACCGGCAAAGGCCTTGACTGGGGCGGCTCGCTGGTACGCACCGAGGCGACCGGCTACGGCGCCACCTTCTTCGTCGACGCCATGCTGAAGGTGCGCAAGGAGGCCTTCGACGGCAAAATCTGCTCCGTTTCCGGTTCCGGCAACGTGGCTATCTACACCATCGAGAAGATCCACCAGCTGGGCGGCAAGTGCATCACCTGCTCCGACTCCAACGGCGTGATCTACCACGAGAAGGGCCTCGACCTCAACCTGATCAAGCAGCTCAAGGAAGTGGAGCGCCGCCGCATCGCGGACTACGTGCAATACCACAAGGACGCGAAGTACATCCCCAACGGCAACATCTGGGAGATCCCCTGCCAGGTGGCGATGCCTTCCGCGACCCAGAACGAGATCAACGGCAAGGACGCAGCTACCCTGGTCAAAAACGGTGTCATCGCGGTCGGCGAAGGCGCCAACATGCCGACCACTCCGGAAGGGGTCAAGGTGTTCCTCGAGGCAAATATCGCTTACGGCCCGGGCAAGGCTGCCAACGCAGGCGGCGTAGCCACCTCCGCTCTGGAGATGCAGCAGAACGCCTGCCGCGACGCGTGGACCTTCGAGTACACCGAACAGCGTCTGGCGCAGATCATGAAGAACATCCACGACACCTGCTACCAGACCGCGGAAGAGTACGGCACCCCGGGCAACTACGTGAACGGCGCCAACATCGCCGGCTTCATCAAGGTAGCCAAGGCTATGGTCGCACACGGCCTGATCTAG
- a CDS encoding shikimate kinase gives MQAMALIGMPGAGKSAAGRIVADRLEWDFLDTDRLIEQRFGLKLQAVIELVGAEAFGLIEEQTVLSLEAAQRTVIATGGSVVYSEAAMLHLRSIATVVFLDLPVGAIRSHIALEAPRGIVGMDQGGLEELYAQRFPLYRKYAQMVVLLDSCTPEEAAARVLSQWQEYHAADRQS, from the coding sequence ATGCAGGCGATGGCACTGATAGGGATGCCCGGGGCGGGCAAGAGCGCTGCGGGGAGAATCGTGGCAGACAGGCTTGAGTGGGATTTCCTGGACACGGACCGGCTCATCGAGCAACGCTTCGGGCTGAAGCTGCAGGCCGTGATCGAACTGGTGGGGGCGGAGGCCTTCGGCCTGATAGAGGAGCAGACAGTGCTGAGCCTGGAAGCTGCGCAGCGGACCGTGATTGCCACCGGCGGGAGCGTCGTCTACTCAGAGGCGGCCATGCTGCACCTTCGCTCCATCGCCACGGTCGTTTTCCTCGACCTACCCGTCGGCGCCATCCGGAGCCACATCGCGCTCGAGGCGCCGCGCGGCATAGTCGGGATGGATCAGGGCGGGTTGGAAGAACTGTATGCCCAGAGGTTTCCACTTTACAGAAAGTATGCGCAGATGGTGGTTCTGCTTGACAGCTGCACCCCTGAAGAGGCGGCAGCGCGGGTACTGTCACAGTGGCAGGAGTACCATGCCGCGGACCGTCAAAGTTGA
- a CDS encoding triphosphoribosyl-dephospho-CoA synthase, which yields MRNYLEKLAHNLVRGAFMELYLTPKPGLVDLADSGPLRGLDLRSMEESLKIVALYLLDLSQAVADGADLAEQVRLGAAAERAVHRAIGSSCHKGYIFLGGLLICASACAPSRDETALRASIAALAARFFEHGEPGSSTRVRNRFQGGGIREEALAGLPSLFEQALPVFRREVASGNRGSAVFAMLGRLMQTVEDSTTLKSGGRSGLKTVREDGRYLERMVAQRDDFLGFLAERNSHYTSARLTMGGVAGVLALALAWLSHTGELEAA from the coding sequence ATGCGTAACTATCTGGAAAAGCTGGCCCACAACCTGGTGCGTGGCGCCTTCATGGAGCTCTACCTGACCCCGAAGCCGGGGCTCGTGGACCTTGCCGACAGCGGACCGCTCCGCGGCCTGGACCTGCGGAGCATGGAGGAGTCGCTCAAGATCGTGGCACTGTACCTGCTCGACCTGAGCCAGGCTGTCGCCGATGGCGCCGACCTGGCCGAACAGGTCCGGCTCGGTGCAGCGGCGGAGCGGGCGGTGCACCGGGCCATCGGGAGTAGCTGCCACAAGGGGTACATCTTTCTCGGCGGGCTCCTTATCTGCGCCAGCGCCTGCGCCCCAAGCCGGGACGAGACCGCCCTGCGCGCGTCCATCGCGGCACTCGCGGCCAGGTTCTTCGAGCACGGAGAGCCCGGCTCCTCCACCCGCGTGCGCAACCGCTTCCAGGGGGGCGGCATCAGGGAGGAGGCCCTCGCGGGGCTCCCCTCCCTGTTCGAACAGGCGCTCCCGGTGTTCAGGCGCGAGGTCGCATCCGGCAACCGCGGCAGCGCCGTATTCGCCATGCTGGGGCGCCTGATGCAGACGGTGGAGGACAGCACCACCTTGAAAAGCGGCGGCAGAAGCGGCCTTAAGACGGTTAGGGAGGACGGCAGGTACCTGGAGCGGATGGTGGCGCAGCGGGACGATTTCCTCGGCTTTCTCGCCGAGCGGAACTCCCACTACACCAGCGCCAGGCTCACCATGGGGGGAGTGGCAGGGGTGCTCGCACTGGCCCTCGCCTGGCTCAGCCATACCGGGGAACTCGAGGCGGCCTGA
- a CDS encoding lytic transglycosylase domain-containing protein, whose translation MTGKAKLLLAVAALNLALAADASAFCFEEAGQQYGINPQILRAIAKVESNFNPAAVNYNTNGSYDFGLMQINSIWAPTIGKERWNSLGDPCNSVKTGAWILSMCMEKYGYTWKAIGCYNSQTPDKRDKYSKKVFDQLQRVKPLKQEAAYTPLNRRIEDLVREKVDGWVDHAAQGKGEEFTVKVKGAIPSPKEVLKEETPSLADSSLQSALGSSIQQNSLAPQSGDPAMEQGDAAAPPIP comes from the coding sequence ATGACAGGTAAAGCCAAACTGCTTCTAGCGGTTGCCGCCTTGAACCTGGCGCTGGCAGCGGATGCATCCGCCTTCTGCTTCGAAGAGGCGGGCCAGCAATACGGCATCAACCCGCAGATCCTTCGCGCCATAGCCAAGGTTGAATCCAACTTCAACCCCGCCGCCGTCAACTACAACACCAACGGTTCATATGACTTCGGGCTGATGCAGATAAACTCCATCTGGGCCCCCACCATCGGCAAGGAACGCTGGAACTCCCTGGGCGATCCGTGCAACAGCGTGAAGACGGGTGCCTGGATCCTTTCCATGTGCATGGAGAAGTATGGCTACACCTGGAAGGCCATAGGCTGCTACAACAGCCAGACCCCCGACAAGCGGGACAAGTACTCCAAGAAGGTCTTCGACCAGTTGCAGCGTGTGAAGCCGCTGAAGCAGGAAGCGGCCTATACGCCGCTGAACAGGAGGATCGAGGACCTGGTCCGGGAGAAGGTCGACGGCTGGGTCGACCACGCCGCCCAGGGAAAGGGAGAAGAGTTCACCGTCAAGGTTAAGGGAGCGATCCCGTCCCCCAAAGAGGTGCTGAAGGAGGAAACTCCGTCCCTGGCTGACTCCTCGCTGCAAAGCGCGCTCGGCAGCAGCATCCAGCAGAACTCCCTGGCCCCCCAAAGCGGCGATCCCGCCATGGAACAGGGGGACGCCGCAGCCCCCCCCATCCCGTAA
- a CDS encoding YceH family protein codes for MRMNLSELEIRILGCLMEKELATPEIYPLTLNALAAACNQKSNRDPVMSVTEAELLRGLEALGGRGLARLTTTGGRVPKYCHSVAEKLGLAAAECAVLAELMLRGAQTAAELRSRAERMTALVDIEVVEEALLKLQQHGPPLVAKLPRQPGRKEPRYLQLFAGMPDLADLPEAPEEKEPAAAVRPRATTASPAAGNERLERLEEGIGSLRQEIAALHREVQEMMDAFA; via the coding sequence ATGAGAATGAACCTGAGCGAGCTGGAGATCAGGATCCTGGGGTGCCTCATGGAGAAGGAACTCGCGACTCCCGAGATCTATCCCCTGACCCTCAACGCCTTGGCCGCCGCCTGCAACCAGAAATCGAACCGCGACCCGGTGATGTCGGTCACCGAGGCGGAGCTCCTGCGCGGGTTGGAGGCGCTGGGAGGGCGAGGGCTCGCCCGCCTCACCACCACCGGCGGGCGCGTCCCCAAGTACTGCCATTCTGTCGCGGAGAAACTCGGCCTTGCAGCCGCCGAGTGCGCGGTGCTGGCGGAACTGATGCTTCGCGGCGCACAGACGGCGGCCGAATTGCGCAGCCGGGCGGAGCGGATGACGGCGCTCGTGGACATCGAGGTGGTGGAGGAGGCCCTTTTGAAGCTGCAGCAGCACGGCCCGCCCCTGGTGGCGAAGCTCCCGCGCCAGCCCGGGCGCAAAGAGCCGCGCTACCTCCAGCTCTTTGCCGGGATGCCTGACCTGGCCGACCTGCCGGAAGCGCCGGAGGAGAAGGAGCCTGCGGCCGCGGTCCGTCCTAGAGCGACTACCGCAAGCCCCGCTGCGGGAAACGAGCGGCTGGAGCGGCTGGAGGAGGGAATTGGCTCCCTGCGGCAGGAGATCGCCGCACTGCACCGGGAGGTGCAGGAGATGATGGACGCATTCGCCTGA
- a CDS encoding LysM peptidoglycan-binding domain-containing protein — protein sequence MINPTKAKGMLLLALLSLPYQLHAAPPQYEIDLKELDRQKPAPAPKPAKQELPAKKQAPAKKGAPEETPRPAKGATATAPKGEYVRYTVKPGDHIFKILMVNFGMSNEAAERMIPEIVRINDISNIKALTVGRTLLIPAKGKQVQSGHHKRKERHKGKPLTAAAPEAQPSSSQEKAPAATSAPAPEAPEAASQAPEAAPRAPEPAPESRPAEPAPTAPVPVAPAAPAVPAPPAVPQAATWVCPAPRQNTAAIVDSLLSAISASWSKNRIIHSGSGAPTTFSIRVDRYFEYKGGRYIVSIGENDPYNYTLIRLLEAAGYRVLMLNGNEDFKTTSDKLFKLVGIQPEFGTHLLPGGAQATGYLLQQEDAGGRRILVTEGAPPPGHKWVLPQGCGSK from the coding sequence ATGATCAATCCGACCAAGGCCAAGGGAATGCTCCTGCTGGCACTCCTTTCGCTGCCGTACCAGTTGCACGCAGCGCCGCCGCAGTATGAAATCGACCTGAAGGAGCTGGACCGGCAAAAGCCCGCCCCGGCACCCAAGCCGGCAAAGCAGGAGCTCCCCGCCAAGAAGCAGGCTCCAGCTAAAAAGGGAGCACCCGAGGAGACCCCACGTCCCGCCAAGGGAGCGACAGCCACCGCGCCCAAAGGGGAGTACGTCCGCTACACGGTGAAGCCGGGCGACCACATCTTCAAGATCCTCATGGTCAACTTCGGCATGTCCAACGAAGCGGCCGAGCGTATGATCCCGGAGATAGTACGGATCAACGACATCAGCAACATCAAGGCGCTGACGGTGGGACGCACCCTGCTGATCCCGGCAAAGGGGAAACAGGTGCAGAGCGGACACCACAAAAGGAAAGAGCGGCACAAGGGAAAACCGCTGACAGCCGCGGCTCCCGAGGCGCAGCCGTCCAGTTCCCAGGAAAAAGCGCCTGCCGCGACGTCCGCCCCTGCCCCCGAGGCACCCGAAGCCGCGTCACAGGCACCCGAAGCCGCACCGCGGGCACCCGAGCCGGCACCTGAGTCCCGCCCAGCAGAACCTGCGCCCACCGCTCCGGTCCCCGTCGCTCCGGCTGCCCCCGCAGTACCGGCTCCACCTGCTGTGCCGCAGGCCGCAACCTGGGTCTGCCCGGCGCCCAGGCAGAACACGGCAGCGATCGTCGACTCGCTGCTCAGCGCCATCTCCGCCTCCTGGAGCAAGAACAGGATCATCCACTCCGGCAGCGGAGCCCCCACCACTTTCAGCATCAGGGTGGACCGCTACTTCGAGTACAAGGGGGGGCGCTACATCGTCAGCATCGGCGAGAACGACCCTTACAACTACACGCTGATCAGGCTGCTCGAGGCGGCAGGGTACCGCGTACTGATGTTGAACGGGAACGAGGACTTCAAGACGACGTCGGACAAGCTGTTCAAGCTCGTCGGCATCCAGCCTGAGTTCGGCACTCATCTGCTGCCGGGGGGGGCACAGGCGACAGGGTACCTGCTCCAGCAGGAAGACGCAGGGGGGAGACGGATTTTGGTTACGGAAGGTGCGCCGCCCCCGGGGCACAAATGGGTGCTGCCCCAGGGATGCGGCTCGAAATAA
- a CDS encoding rhomboid family intramembrane serine protease — MRTIDLLEKKLGRFAIPNLTLYLIAGQSFFYVMYLSGKLERSSTYFSADLLLAGEWWRIFTIPFDPPRSGVLFTLVAWYFFYMLGSALEEYWGAFRYNAYLFLGCLITLGASFLVPSYPISNAFLAGSVFLAFAALFPEFEILLFFILPVKVKWLALLTWLGYAYQFVFGDWTARVMVLAATANFLIFFARDIALNLRHGRRQIAKTVAKAPRKEQPLSHKCTTCGITDKTHPDMDFRYCPKCNGQHGYCRDHIFSHEHKK, encoded by the coding sequence ATGAGAACCATAGACCTGCTGGAGAAAAAGCTCGGGCGCTTCGCAATCCCGAACCTGACCCTGTACCTGATCGCCGGACAGTCGTTTTTCTACGTCATGTACCTCTCCGGGAAGCTGGAGCGGAGCTCGACCTACTTCTCCGCCGACCTGCTGCTGGCGGGTGAGTGGTGGCGCATCTTCACCATCCCCTTCGATCCGCCGCGCTCAGGAGTCCTCTTCACCCTCGTCGCCTGGTACTTCTTCTACATGCTGGGGTCCGCGCTGGAGGAGTACTGGGGGGCTTTCCGCTACAACGCTTACCTTTTCCTGGGGTGCCTGATCACGCTGGGGGCTTCCTTCCTGGTCCCTTCCTACCCCATCAGCAACGCCTTTCTCGCCGGTTCGGTCTTCCTTGCCTTTGCAGCCCTGTTCCCGGAGTTCGAGATCCTGCTCTTCTTCATCCTCCCGGTCAAGGTCAAGTGGCTCGCCCTGCTCACATGGCTCGGCTACGCCTATCAGTTCGTCTTCGGTGACTGGACCGCGCGGGTGATGGTGCTGGCGGCGACCGCGAACTTCCTCATCTTTTTCGCCCGGGACATCGCGCTGAACTTGAGGCACGGCAGGCGGCAGATCGCCAAGACCGTGGCCAAGGCACCCAGGAAGGAGCAGCCTTTAAGCCACAAGTGCACCACCTGCGGCATCACCGACAAAACCCATCCCGACATGGACTTCCGCTACTGCCCCAAGTGCAACGGGCAGCACGGCTACTGCAGGGATCACATCTTCAGCCACGAACATAAGAAATAG
- a CDS encoding DUF3450 domain-containing protein, which yields MKKLPICFIVIALCQGCASTGKAPQGNLVQRYTASRQLEQADEMLGRGDAAGAAKALHAVVSAPPAPGVTDQALFRLALLTLKPGLERSASVQSQQLLRRLAKEYPKSPWNAQAAQLNDLIEVADDLRRQNKSLKGNNQSLTKEINDLNNSLERLKRLDQELEKNVR from the coding sequence GTGAAAAAGCTACCGATTTGCTTTATCGTCATCGCGCTCTGCCAGGGATGCGCCAGCACCGGGAAAGCCCCCCAGGGGAACCTGGTGCAGCGTTACACGGCGTCCAGGCAACTGGAGCAGGCCGACGAGATGCTGGGACGGGGAGATGCGGCAGGCGCAGCCAAGGCGCTACATGCCGTGGTCAGCGCCCCCCCGGCCCCCGGTGTGACTGATCAGGCGCTTTTCCGTCTGGCCCTGCTCACGCTGAAGCCGGGGCTGGAGCGGTCGGCATCGGTTCAGTCCCAGCAGTTGCTCCGGCGTCTGGCCAAGGAGTACCCCAAAAGCCCCTGGAACGCACAGGCTGCCCAGCTTAACGACCTGATCGAAGTGGCGGACGATCTGAGGCGGCAGAACAAAAGCCTCAAGGGAAACAACCAGTCCCTCACCAAGGAGATCAACGACCTGAACAATAGCCTTGAGCGGTTAAAGCGCCTCGACCAGGAACTGGAAAAAAACGTGCGCTGA
- a CDS encoding response regulator, which translates to MSFDGDLEHLPIVDVIQLLHATGKSGTLTLKSAKGESQLVFLDGFVVSANHVNNSVRIGQIMLGMGLITKENLDLALKEQRSAGPQRKPIIQTLIEGGMVKTSDAYKGLEALIEMTIVEVLTWTRGTFSLDVTKSIVSDDYRYFPEKVKQEIHLNTQNLLMDALRIYDERKRDGTLTPEAMFGTAEPSLAEAPTGAGEISAADLGLEELDELERRIPQHFAPLTQELPDTPASRLRDELSGISAEEQQKLLRYLEQLASRPEKGGATGVVLYTGDKVLRECVGAVCGASFLCATDDPSQVDAVLDQALSRQRLPLLLVDAGDSRERGEGADFLALLQQRRGRYPDLPVVVLASPGDYGLFARVLEAGASAFLPRATRKERPESFIADTVESCRTLAAYLEKRVEEPGPALLPRFRSSFLDLSEQRDPPEVTFSLLQAACGFFQRGVTLVVVRSELIAERAIGTSDTGAVTSVKLRIPTGEPSLYQRALEGEIYYGDADRAVRETIFPAIGAPASSRILLLPVRSFGRVIAVIYADFGSSAGADPQLQLLEILSLHAGLIIDNVLYRKRCAQK; encoded by the coding sequence ATGTCATTTGACGGCGATTTAGAGCACCTGCCCATAGTCGACGTGATCCAACTGCTGCACGCGACCGGCAAATCCGGCACCTTGACCCTGAAAAGCGCCAAGGGCGAAAGCCAGCTGGTCTTCCTGGACGGGTTCGTGGTGAGCGCGAACCACGTGAACAACAGCGTACGGATCGGACAGATCATGCTCGGCATGGGGCTGATCACCAAAGAGAACCTCGACCTGGCGCTCAAGGAGCAGCGATCGGCCGGCCCCCAGCGCAAGCCCATCATCCAGACCCTCATCGAAGGTGGCATGGTCAAGACTTCGGACGCCTACAAGGGGCTGGAGGCGCTGATCGAGATGACCATCGTCGAGGTGCTCACCTGGACCAGGGGCACCTTCTCCCTCGACGTAACCAAATCAATAGTTTCCGACGATTACCGCTACTTCCCCGAAAAGGTCAAACAGGAGATCCACCTCAACACCCAGAACCTGCTGATGGACGCCCTGCGCATCTACGACGAAAGAAAGCGCGACGGCACCCTCACCCCGGAAGCGATGTTCGGCACGGCCGAGCCCTCGTTGGCGGAAGCGCCGACCGGCGCCGGCGAGATATCCGCGGCCGACCTGGGGCTGGAAGAGCTGGACGAGCTGGAAAGGCGCATCCCCCAGCACTTCGCCCCGCTGACCCAGGAGCTTCCGGACACGCCCGCAAGCCGGCTCCGGGACGAGCTTTCCGGGATCTCCGCCGAGGAACAGCAGAAGCTTCTCCGCTACCTGGAGCAACTGGCGTCGCGGCCGGAGAAGGGCGGCGCAACCGGGGTGGTGCTCTACACCGGCGACAAGGTGCTGCGCGAATGTGTGGGTGCTGTCTGCGGTGCGAGCTTTCTCTGCGCTACCGACGATCCGTCGCAGGTTGACGCCGTCTTGGACCAGGCCCTTTCCAGGCAGCGGCTACCCTTGCTGCTGGTCGATGCCGGCGACTCCAGGGAGCGCGGCGAGGGGGCGGATTTTCTAGCCCTGTTGCAGCAAAGACGAGGGCGCTACCCCGATCTCCCTGTCGTCGTTCTCGCTTCCCCTGGTGATTACGGGCTCTTCGCCCGGGTGCTGGAAGCCGGCGCTAGCGCCTTTTTGCCCCGCGCCACCAGGAAGGAGCGCCCCGAAAGCTTCATCGCGGACACCGTCGAGAGCTGCCGGACGCTCGCCGCCTACCTGGAAAAGCGCGTCGAGGAGCCCGGGCCCGCGCTTTTGCCCAGGTTCAGGAGCAGCTTCCTGGACCTCTCGGAGCAGCGCGACCCGCCGGAGGTCACCTTCTCGCTCTTGCAGGCCGCCTGCGGCTTTTTCCAGCGGGGGGTCACCCTCGTGGTGGTGCGCTCCGAGCTGATAGCGGAACGCGCCATCGGGACGAGCGACACGGGCGCCGTCACCTCGGTGAAACTGCGCATCCCGACCGGGGAGCCCAGCCTGTACCAGAGGGCTCTGGAGGGCGAGATCTATTACGGCGACGCCGACCGCGCGGTGCGCGAGACCATTTTTCCGGCCATCGGCGCTCCCGCCAGCAGCAGGATCCTGCTGCTTCCGGTCAGAAGCTTCGGCAGGGTGATCGCCGTCATCTACGCCGACTTCGGTTCCAGCGCCGGGGCGGACCCGCAGTTGCAACTGCTCGAGATTCTCTCGCTGCACGCAGGGCTCATCATAGACAACGTGCTGTACCGTAAAAGGTGCGCGCAAAAATAA
- a CDS encoding sensor domain-containing diguanylate cyclase, with protein sequence MDTNAPAKFNLPRLTLIQKIGAGYAAMAFFTMAALVFSAFNIYKSNNTSRQIANNDLPVMSALIELRTSLLAQEGFAGKYAILHDPAFIDLFRQRESEALQNLAVLETSGAKQDASQLRRLYQSYQGASAKLFSGNPGSEVQLRRSARQLLQAVDATYVKRKAHLHTVLAKANQQQKATIWWTVVISLTGFLLAIGVAPFVTYRIFGAIRKLQRATDRIAAGDFDYDPQIPLGDEISDLARDFTKMAARLKVLEQMSLDASPLTRLPGNAAIERELEERLKSGAPFAFCYADLDNFKPFGDHYGYAKGSELLRLTGDLIQAAVKEHGGPAGFVGHVGGDDFVMVLPTDWARPVCEAVIDSFNAEVVKHYSPQDLEAGGIEGCDRYGVQRFFPVVTISIAVIICGSDQFSSAVDIARAAAKVKDSAKETPGSNYLVWTSGDAA encoded by the coding sequence ATGGACACAAATGCTCCTGCGAAATTCAACCTGCCCAGGCTGACGCTGATACAGAAGATCGGCGCGGGCTATGCCGCCATGGCCTTTTTCACCATGGCCGCGCTCGTCTTCTCTGCCTTCAACATCTACAAGAGCAACAACACCTCCCGGCAGATCGCAAACAACGACCTGCCGGTTATGAGCGCCCTGATCGAACTGCGCACCTCCTTGCTGGCCCAGGAAGGCTTCGCCGGTAAATACGCCATCCTGCACGACCCGGCTTTCATCGATCTGTTCCGGCAGCGCGAGTCGGAAGCGCTGCAGAATCTGGCGGTGTTGGAGACCTCCGGCGCCAAGCAGGACGCAAGCCAGCTCAGGCGGCTTTATCAAAGCTACCAGGGCGCTTCCGCGAAGCTTTTCTCGGGGAACCCGGGGAGTGAAGTTCAGCTGCGGCGGTCGGCACGGCAGCTGCTTCAGGCGGTGGACGCGACCTACGTCAAGCGCAAGGCCCATCTGCACACGGTGCTGGCTAAGGCGAACCAGCAGCAGAAGGCGACGATCTGGTGGACGGTGGTGATCTCCCTGACCGGGTTCCTGTTGGCCATAGGGGTCGCGCCTTTCGTCACCTATCGCATCTTCGGGGCGATCAGGAAGTTGCAGCGCGCGACGGACCGGATCGCCGCCGGGGACTTCGACTACGACCCGCAGATCCCGCTCGGCGACGAGATCAGCGACTTGGCCAGGGACTTCACCAAGATGGCGGCGCGGCTCAAGGTCCTCGAACAGATGAGCCTGGACGCGAGCCCTCTGACCAGGCTTCCCGGCAACGCCGCCATCGAGCGCGAACTGGAGGAGCGGCTGAAAAGCGGGGCACCGTTCGCCTTTTGCTACGCCGACTTGGATAACTTCAAGCCCTTCGGGGACCACTACGGTTATGCCAAGGGGAGCGAGCTGCTCCGGCTGACCGGCGACCTGATCCAGGCCGCGGTAAAGGAGCATGGAGGCCCCGCCGGCTTCGTCGGGCACGTGGGGGGGGACGACTTCGTGATGGTGCTCCCGACCGACTGGGCAAGACCGGTTTGCGAGGCGGTCATCGACAGCTTCAACGCGGAGGTGGTGAAGCACTACAGCCCGCAGGACCTTGAGGCGGGCGGCATCGAGGGGTGCGACCGCTACGGGGTGCAGCGCTTCTTCCCGGTGGTCACCATCTCCATAGCGGTAATCATCTGCGGCAGCGACCAGTTCTCTTCGGCCGTAGACATCGCCAGGGCCGCGGCGAAGGTGAAGGACAGCGCCAAGGAGACCCCTGGAAGCAACTATCTGGTATGGACATCGGGGGATGCCGCGTGA